From a single Streptomyces sp. 1331.2 genomic region:
- a CDS encoding TrmH family RNA methyltransferase → MSEPSTITDPADPRLADYTGLTDVELRRRREPAEGLFIAEGEKVIRRALAAGYRMRSMLLTAKWLDVMADVIAEADAPVHVVEPGLAEAVTGYHVHRGALASMERKPLPEAADLLTGARRVAVLEGLVDHTNLGAIFRSAAALGMDAVLLSPDCADPLYRRAVKVSMGAVFAVPYARLDPWPAALDTVRAAGFTLLALTPADNAVDLAILTPHRLPKAALMLGAEGDGLTPQAISAAHHPVRIPMAHGIDSLNVGAAAAVAFYAVTTP, encoded by the coding sequence ATGTCCGAACCCAGCACCATCACCGACCCGGCCGACCCCCGCCTCGCCGACTACACCGGCCTCACCGACGTCGAACTGCGCCGCCGCCGCGAACCCGCCGAGGGCCTGTTCATCGCCGAAGGGGAGAAGGTCATCCGCCGCGCCCTCGCCGCCGGCTACCGGATGCGGTCGATGCTGCTCACCGCCAAGTGGCTCGACGTGATGGCCGATGTCATCGCCGAGGCCGACGCACCGGTCCACGTGGTCGAACCCGGGCTCGCCGAAGCCGTCACCGGCTACCACGTCCACCGCGGCGCCCTCGCCTCGATGGAACGCAAGCCCCTCCCCGAGGCCGCCGACCTCCTCACCGGGGCCCGGCGGGTCGCCGTCCTGGAGGGCTTGGTCGACCACACCAACCTCGGCGCGATCTTCCGCAGCGCCGCCGCCCTCGGCATGGACGCCGTCCTGCTCTCACCCGACTGCGCCGACCCGCTCTACCGGCGCGCCGTCAAGGTCTCCATGGGCGCCGTCTTCGCGGTCCCGTACGCCCGCCTCGACCCCTGGCCCGCCGCCCTCGACACGGTCCGCGCCGCCGGCTTCACGCTGCTCGCCCTCACCCCCGCCGACAACGCCGTCGACCTCGCCATCCTCACCCCGCACCGCCTCCCCAAGGCCGCCCTGATGCTCGGCGCGGAGGGCGACGGCCTCACCCCCCAGGCCATCTCCGCCGCCCACCACCCCGTCCGCATCCCCATGGCCCATGGCATCGACTCCCTCAACGTAGGCGCCGCCGCCGCCGTAGCCTTCTACGCCGTCACCACCCCCTGA